The Gossypium hirsutum isolate 1008001.06 chromosome D02, Gossypium_hirsutum_v2.1, whole genome shotgun sequence region TTATCCTAATTTgctgaaaattaaagaaaaagaaatgggaGAGGAGTGGTTTGTACTTAAGACTTGTAGGGAGTGCACTAACTACTTAACCATCAAGTCTAATTCATTTCttgattaattatttcaattaacccCCTATATTTTAGGGCGTGACACAAACTACATGAGTGAACCAAGAAATTctaattgaaatataaaattcaattgtgttgaaataaaatattaatagttttacaaattttaatgattaaattgtaaagattttcAAATTAGGTGACTTAactacaaatttttaaaaataaaatgaccaaaagtgtaattatttaaaacacatttttaaaaaGTTGTTAATGATACTTGGAAATAAGACATGATTATTTCAATAGCATATATAACgtgtttattttttcttttgatagAATATAACAtgtttcaatatatataaaacatcattatttaaatatttgaaagtttaaattaaaattttaatagggaattttttatatatatcaaaatattaaatacattttaaaattaaatattttaaaaaatagtttagtcaatcattttaattatatcaaaaaatttaaatttcatattttaaaaggtTATTTTAGTTAGTtacttttaacaattttagaGTTGaatcttatttattttaagtagtggtttaatttattttccttaaaaattataatattaaaaatataaaaaatagcttttataataatatttgaatttttaaaagaaaaattttaagttttttctaACAGAGTTTTATAAtaacattgatttttttataatatattaaaataaaataaaaagctcttgtaacaattttttttttagaaaatttggtTTTCAAGTCTTTTATCAACTGATTGATCTTTAGCCCCATTAcaagaaaaatgatttttttgtgatATTTTAATGCGTTACAAAAACCACACAAAAAAATCATACAAAGATAAATTTTGAGTTTACATGATGTTTTGGGCAAAACATAAAAAACGTCGTACATGAACCGTAACTAAAGGTTTTTGTGATGCTTTAAAAATGTCACAGAAGTGCTCTCTGTGACAATTTTAAATGTCACAAAAAGTCACAAATCTCACGATAAGTATTATATTCTCTTACTTTAATAATGTCATTTGATTATATATTGTAATGCCTTAGTAATTTAGTGATTAGTGAGGATACAATTGGCATATCATAGGGGTCATTAGCACGTCTATGTTAGAAGACGCGGTTTCAAACTGTGGTTAAAAGATGCCTTTAGGCGTAGTACTTATGTGCGTTATGGATCATTTCTAAGGTGTTTGAATGGACGCACTTCTAGGGCAGTGACTCAGGGTGATCAGTTGGGATCCCATGTATTTGAATTTTGTCTTACTAATGtttattaagggtaaaatgaattaaaattttgataataagattttattataaacatgaaacttaatttgtgaaataaaatgATAAGCACTAAGGGTGGAGACTAGTAAGTAAAGAAATGTGATATGAACAATGTGTTAAAAGACTTGGCTAAAGAGGAAATGAAATGAATgtttaacatttacaaacttaTGCATAAATAGAAATGAGGAGTCGTGAAACTACTAGAGCTAAGTGGCTAAATTACGAAAATTATGAATGACTCAGATAAGAGGGGTGTAGTTATAATGTTATAAAGGAAAGTTTGCTTTAAGGAAAAGAAGATCGTAATTGGAACCATTCTAATTATGTATtgagaataaataaaaagaactaacCGAAAGTGGCTTGAGTACTAATGTTGTGCTAAAAAGGAATATGGAATGAAGTTCCCTTAACATATGATTTTAAGTGAACCCTTGCATAAAATTTATAAACGACTCAAACTAATAATGGTTGGGAAGGTTAGGCTAATCTTTGAGTACTTACCATGTTAGTTAAATTAAACGCGTAGGTGAAAACCTTCTCGTGGAGTTGGAACTAAAGGCGTGGAAGCATCACATCATCACTTGAAGAGTGTCTAGGTTGAACCATTAATTTTGTGTTAATGATGGCATGTACACAAAGGCTAGACCCTTGGAGTGTTTGTAATTATTTGAGCTATGTTGACAAGTAACAAATGTATTAGAATTGgactatttataaataatattttgatattcGAGTTTGTTGAGCATATTCTTATGTTGAATGTTgtttaaaaatatcatttgaaTGTGTTTGAATAGATTGTAAAAATTATGGATATGTTATGAAAGTGTTTAGGTATGCTTTTgagtgtttttggactaaatttcaaGTTTAAGAGCCCAAGATTTGATATCGTTATTATAGGTACCGAAATAGGGCAAGTTAGTAGCCAAAAACTATAGTACAAGGACTAAGTATCAATACCCTGCTTCTAAGAATCGATACATAGCCTTGGGCATCAGTACCTAGGGGTTATGTACTGATACTTAGGCCCCTTCTAATCACTCTCGAAATGTTTTGTGAGTTCTACCTCATGTTGAAGCTTATTTTTTTATCCTGGGCACTTCCAATCGCTCTCGAAATGTTTCTAAATGATACTAAGTTGTTTTAAAGGCCTTCAAAATAATTTCaccattataattttattaaattgttttgaaGTTTACAGTTTTTTGATAAACCCTACCTTTCTAAACTTGAACGACATTGATTTGAGCTGATAAATATTGAAAACTTGTTTTGTGCCACAAACGTTTTCCCATATGTGTTGGATGACCCGAATGAATTCAAATTGAATCTAAAACTTTATAAAAGTGTTCAAATTTACTTAAAGCACAAAAACCATATTGTGAAAGAAATACTTTTATAGTAGTATCAAATTTTGTATGAGTTTTGGAAACATCATAGTAGCACCTCCTATTCTCATAGATTGTCAGGatgggtgagaggtgttacaatttGGATCATTCTTAGTtgttatatttttcgaattttgaaattccGATCTTAAAGCAAATGATAGTTGTTAAAtccattaattattttttgaatagtatGTAGAAATAACAAGCCAATATAGTATTACACATGCGATAATAAATTTGTCGCgtcaaattttagaaatagaggaacttaatgaatttaacagtcATCATTCGACAAtgactaaaattttttaaattttaaaaatacaggaataaaaaatgactaaattaaaatagaaaaattaaatccaCGATAAggactaataatataatttaaacattttagaaTTTACTTCAACCTTGTTAATGTGTTTTTATTAAACTCAACCAAGGGTTTAGTGAAGAAATTCAAATTATAGGAAGTAAGTATATTGTAATGTGTATTTTGCTCTTTATAACGATCTTATTGGACAATGATATTGGTAATGATGAATTAAATTATCATATCACTATtactttactattattttttggTATATCTCaaatcattattattatgaaagtaAACAACATCGAGAAACCAAGTTATAGTCAAAGTTGAAAGCAAAAAGCAAAAGCCAGAGAGCTACTATACAACTTGTTCCTTCCAATAAAGAGAAAAATGGGTACaacttgtttttaatattttaatatttgctTTGGTAAAGCAGACAACTTCGAGAAACCACACCCAATTATCCCTTAATTCAATCAACTGTGTCAaacatatattaacttaaattttctttaactCCATTGGTATTAACATTATTGTTAATATGGGAGAACGTGAGTTCCcataatgagattgttaaaaaaaactttttaaggGTCAAGTGGCAAataccatttttctttttgctttttatttaatacatgatTAAATCTTGTAATCTCAATAagataaatttaaacatttttaaataatttcgttttttttaatgatacgaatatattttttattttaatttttatatcatgaCATATAATCTAAAGTTGAAATTATCATCTCTTAGCCATGTGATCAGGGGATGGATCACATTTTGTGACTAGTCATTTACCTCTTCACAGATTATCCACAAAAAAGAAGATTAATCACAAAACAAACTAGTAAATATTGATTCAGAATATCAACATATTGTATTAGTAATATGAATAAACAATGAGATCGATTCTTATGAGAATAAAAAGAGTTATGATTGCAAGATTAAAATCAGTGATGAGAGATGAATTTGGATAGGCGGGGTGAATTATAATAGGGAAAAAAATCTCAAAACAacataaattttggtttaatatgcaatgttattcataaattttaaaattgtgcaatttataaataaaaatttggtttGATTCGAATTTCACAAGCTACTAATACAATTATCGATATAGTTATCATTTTATGTTTGCATATTGCAAACACAAAGAATTATATTTtcccaatataaaaataaatcgatgtagtttttttttaaatatgtacgattgaattaaaattaaagtttcatgtatatatttagaTCACAATCAAAGTTCATACATCAAATTATACATCCAAACAAAATTCATGTGTGTTTGATATTTATCCTATTATAGTGATAAGAAAAAATGACCACGAAAGAcattatattgaaatttttatacaataggatttttgaaattatttaacatttacaaaacctagtaattataaattattttttataaaatatttaataataaatgaaatttattaaaaacgaTACTATTGTTTCTAAtaatatgtgttttatttttatacaattatttactttaattaacttatattaattatataataaatatattcgTATTATTTTAtcgtaaaaaaatttatgtattcattatttaaatattttggtattatattatgaataaaataatgaaaaagtaaaaatttagatTATAAGCAGCATGGATAATTTTATCCTATAACATTGTCTTTCTGAAAGAAAAACTTGGTAAAGATAACTATAAAAGATTTCGGTGGAGTAACAAAACGTTTGATGAATAGTTCGATTTATATTCATTTATCAAATAAAGTAAACGAGCATGAACAAAATTTTAAGGCCCATTTATTAAACAAACTAAACATAAACAACACTTGTATTCATAAACAAGTTTGTTTGTATTCGACTAAATTCcgtttaataaatcatttaaaatttatttaaaattcatttattatttgattattatatattaataaaattattttatatctacaaaataatgtatatatgtgtgtgtatgtttatttatttattgtttgctTGCTTATTATTCATGGACACTATTAGTGAACATATTCAATTATATGTTTGCGAATATGTTCATTTAACTTGAATGAACGAACatgaacatatatatttttaaataaacagACACgaatgtaattttgaaaattttaaagaacatTAAATGAATATGAACAAGTTTAAAATAGAACAAACATGGACATATGTTTATTCGTTCAATCTTGGTTCATTTACAATCCTAGTGGTTTGCCAAGGGTATTCAACAGATCTCATTGGGATGTTTCTTATGCAAATCATCGAATTAGTTTTTGACATTAAACTCACTTCATTGAAGGTAACTGACATCGAAAAGGACATTTTTATCTTCTATCATCTTTTAGGCATTTTAATTTCCAACATCATATTTAAAAttgacattttaacttttcattgcAAATTTGATAATAATACCAAATATTACTAAATTATGCTTTTCACATCATTTTTCtacaatacttttaaaaaatatatgttttttcaAACTGAGTATTTTAAAAGCAACTCTCAATAACAAGAGCAATGGTAAACTaacactaaataaaataaaaagggctaaatttggtaaaaatgtcgatttttaaagaaatttaattatttaggatgatttttgtaatatttattgaAATAGGCCGATGTTGGAGAGAAAAGGCGAAAACGCATCTGGAAGGATACGCTTTCAATCACCTTTTGACTTTTTTGACAAATCATCTCCTTTGGTTAGATGGTAAAAGTTAGTGTTTTTATCATTGAGTTTTGGGTATGATTTGTCTGCTActtacatttgtattttttttattttatattgcttcaagttttttttaattaataaatatattatttttaaattttaaattcttaattcattatgtaattaataaaatttttatttaaaaaattaaataattattacaaatatcataaaatcaattaaatttatttaaaaatcggCATTTCTTCATAATTGAGCCAGTAAAAAGTATTGGTGATGATATCTGCTCAACTTGTTTACACAAatctgaaaaagaaaagaaaacgcAAGCCTCGTCAACGGTGAGCTTCACCTCTAGGACAACGGCGTGAGCCTTGGATCTTATCTTGGCGGTCCGAAATGCACCAGATTGAGATTGAGATTGAGAGTGGAAGTTAATGCAGTTAATATAATAAGGCGTTACAGAGAATTAATTGAGGAAGCGAGGAAGACAATATtatcttttttaataataattttacctCACAGTACGCAATACTGTAACTATTACACGTTACAAGCTGGGTCAGCTCAATCAGCCAGAAAATTAAAAAAGGCAAGTAAATTAACTTCTTAATACCAATAAAACCCTTCATATTTCCCATTAATTACACCCCACCCTCTTCTAACCTCTCTACTGTGTTTCTACCTAGCACTACTATAACCCTCAGCTCACGCTAAAGCTTTGAGGGAGAAAATCTCTTTCGCTCCCACTCCACAGGGCAAATCATGGCCAAACTTTCTTCCTTATTCCCACATTTTTTGCTCTCCTTTTTGTTCTTCTCTCTGGTCTTAGCTATTCCAAACCCTGATTTGAAGCCATTAATGGACTTCAAATCAGCTGCTGGCAAGTCCAACAAGCTAACTTCGTGGAACTCAACCACTCACGTATGCACCTGGAGCGGAGTCACCTGTTTCCGGAACCGAATCTCTCGGCTCGTACTGGAAAACCTCGGCCTGACCGGCTCCTTCCAACCCCTTGCTTCACTCACCCAGCTTCGTGTACTTAGTCTAAAGCAAAACCATCTCTTGGGTCCGGTTCCCGACCTTTCTAATCTCACTGCTCTCAAGCTCCTCTTTTTATCTCACAACCAGTTCACCGGTGAGTTCCCAGCTTCGGTTACCTCGTTGTTTCGGTTGTACCGTCTCGATCTGTCGTTTAACAACTTTACCGGTGGGATTCCCGTGACGATCAACCGTTTGACTCATCTTTTAACGCTCCGGCTTGAGGAGAACCGGTTTTCGGGGCCGGTTTCTGGTTTAAATCTTCCGAATCTCCAGGATTTAAACATTTCTGCTAACAGGCTTTCTGGTGAAATACCCGAGTCTTTGTCGAGTTTCCCAATGGCAGCCTTTGGTTCAAATACAGCTCTTTGTGGAGCGCCATTGGAGAAATGTAAGAGCACTGGGAGTGACCCGACAAAACCCGGATCCGACGGGGCATTAGCGTCGCCGTTAATGCCAGGTCGAAACCCAACTGTTATAGCTTCATCCCCAAGCTCATTACCAGCAAGTGGAAACCCCAACAGAACCCCGAACTCTCAACGTCGTCATAATGCAGGCAAGATAAGCCCACTGGCTTTAATAGCAATTATATTAGGCGATGTTTTGGTTCTGGCTTTGGTATCTCTCTTGCTTTATTGTTACTTCTGGCGAAACTACGTTGCAAAAATGAGAGACGGGAAGGGTTCCAAGGTGCTTGAAGGAGAAAAAATCGTCTATTCTTCGAGTCCATATCCAGCACAGCCAGGTTTCGAGAGGGGAAGAATGGTGTTTTTCGAAGGGGTTAGGAGGTTTGAGCTGGAGGATTTGTTGAGAGCTTCGGCGGAAATGTTGGGGAAAGGTGGGTTCGGGACGGCATATAAAGCGGTATTGGATGACGGAAATGTGCTGGCCGTGAAGAGATTGAAAGATGCAAACGTGGGTGGGAAGAGAGAGTTCGAGCAACAAATGGAAGTTCTGGGAAGGTTGAGGCATCCCAATCTGGTTAGCTTGAAAGCTTACTATTTTGCCAGGGAAGAGAAGCTGTTGGTCTACGACTACATGCCCAATGGTAGCTTGTTCTGGCTACTTCATGGTACGTTTCAGATGcctttttcctttatttatgAATCGGTTTTCATTTTCCGGTATTAAGTTGGGAAACATTTAGTAGTTTTAAAGCTCAATTCATGCAAAATTAACGAGTCTGGTCGTTGTGGTGGGTGGGTGGAGTAGCCACCGCCACCTGCCAGATACATTTGTAGGTGGATGTATGGTGGGTCAGTTGTCGTTAGTACTGGCCTAAGCTGTTTGATTACGCAAGTCTTGATTTGGTTGAAATCCATTAACAATGTCATCCCGCTGCCTGAGGAAGAGTGAACAGCTTAGAGTCTACTCTTAGAGACGAATAGCGGGTTTATTCTGGTTTGGCCTGTTTGGTAACTTCACGTTGCCCTCTGGTAGACAATTATGtcttcttcactttttctttttgttcttttcccAATGACAGGCTTTGGCTTTTCTTTTCCCAGCGAATATGACCAAAAAGTGAAACGATAGACACCGTTTGATCATGTAACAACGCCTTCCAGGGTGTCTTGATCAAAATCATCAGTTCTTCATCCATCACTTTCTTGATATGGATTGACCCACCTGATATATGATCCATTTTACTTGCATGCAAATTTCCGGGATTACGACCTTTGTTTTGTAGCTTTAAGCTCCCCCCCCCCCCcgccttttatttttatattccaaTTTTTTAATATAGAATAGTATTAACCTTTGTTTCTTTCCCAACAGGGAACCGAGGACCTGGGAGAACACCATTGGACTGGACTACAAGGCTCAAAGTAGCAGCCGGAGCAGCTCGTGGCTTGGCTTTTATTCACTACACATGCAAGGCTCTTAAACTCACCCATGGTAACATCAAATCCACGAATGTCCTCCTTGATAAATCAGGGGATGCACGCGTGTCAGACTTCGGGCTCACCATCTTCGCATCACCCACCAACAATGCCCCAAGATCAAACGGCTACCGTGCACCGGAATTATCATCTGATGGTCGGAAACCCACCCAGAAATCCGATGTGTACTCCTTTGGTGTGTTGCTACTTGAGATACTGACAGGGAAGTGCCCTTCTGTAGTGGATAATGGTGGGGCAGCAGTGTATGGATATGGTGGGCCCCTGGACTTGCCCAGATGGGTACAGTCGGTGGTGAGGGAAGAATGGACGGCGGAGGTTTTCGATTTAGAGCTAATGAGATACAAGGACATCGAGGAGGAAATGGTTGGGCTATTGCAGATCGCAATGGCTTGTACTTCCGCATCACCTGATCAACGGCCTAAAATAAGCCACGTCGTGAAGATGATTGACGAGATTCGTGGGGTAGAAGTGTCACCGAGTCATGATCAAGCACTTGACTCGGTATCCGACTCACCTTGCTTGTCTGAAGACACATGCGGCGGAGCTGTTAGCCAGTGATTGTTGCAAGTTTCCCATCGGTtaggtaaaaaagaaaaagaaggcatTGAGGTTGATGTAAAATCAGGTTTTTGCCCTTTGAAACTTAATGTTAGTTTTGTGCTAATTGAAGAGATTAAGAATATTagcaaattttgatttaattaacatGAGCTGGCATGGCAGTGGAAGTGGAAGTGGCAGAGGCCAAGAGTTATAGAAAATTCTATTGTCAGCAAAAATCATGGAAGCATACttgaatgaattattattttataattagagATGGAGAAGATGAGTTTAGCATCAACTCATAcagtaaaaaatattttgtatcaGCTGCTTGGCTGGAGAATCATGAAAAGATGGGTCCGCTTTTTTACTTTGCAGTGGGTTTAAAGGTTATCATTTGAAATCATTGAAGAATGAGGGAAATTGCATGACAATGCGACAGGATTTAACCATAAAAAGATATGGGTTTCGCCAGCATTATTTGACAAATCCGCATGTGGGTCTGCTTTGAAAGCTTAgcttaatttttatattgatGTATGAAAAGTCTAATCATTTGCTCTTTAGTTGATTTTGTATAACAAATGAGGTAAACGGAAAcatgatgaaaaataattaaGACATTCCACACATTGAAATACATTCACAAGATTTACACTATACCATATCAATGTGGTAACTATGGTTTCAATTTGTCTAACCTTTTGGTACCTTCCCCTAACGGTGCTAAATATTGACTTGTCAAGACACATGGCCCAATCATGAGCTGCAATGTGGCACTATGTCAAGAAAACAATCAACTAGTTAAAAGAAGGGACTTCAATACAATTACACCATTTCCCTTTTTTAAAAGacaaaaagagaaaattaagcCTATATgtcacttttaaaaaaatatttagagttTTAAGTTGTCTTTTTCGAAATTTAGGAAAATAGACCGCTTTTGCAAGACGCTGGTGCCACATTGCAAAAGCagttgatttattttaaaaaatatatgttaaaccAAGGACAATGACTATTGAAAAAATAATCCCCTACGTCTAATCTTTTTCCAATATATACCTTCTGCACTTCTCATTTTTTTCGTTCAATCTTATTAATCTATTCTTTCAACTCCTTTTttcttacttttctatcttaaccTCTCAATTTTCTATCCTAATCATTTGTAATTTCTTAAAGATTTTATTCGACGTCCAATTACAAATAGgaagattatatttttatatttttattttaattaatatcattattaagttgtcaatattattattttttaaatttttctatgtttatataATCAGGACGAAGATCGGATTATCgaaacatatatacacaatttaagtgCGAGAGCATCGCGTGTTATTGAACAGTACTTGGAAGAGGCGGGATTGTAACatcccgtttttcagtggtgttggaaatagtggtttcaggaccacaattccGACAAGTGAGTcaaatattatttgtttaatatttacaagtatttcatataaaaatttggttaataaattttatcgtttagttaattaactaagtaaaaaggattaaatcataaacaCCAAAGAAATTAGTTTCTATTaattaaaggtgttaaatagctttAGAAACTTGACTTGAGGGCCTTAGGTGGTAAATTTACCAATTTCTTTATTAGTAGACGATTTTGGTGTTGTTTTATAAGAAAATACGTttaatttttaaagggtaaaatagtaaataaatgaaactaaaaaaaatacatgatggaataacagtcatctttttcatttcacTTACTCAAAAATTGATTCACCATTGTTTAGAAGCAAGAAGCTTTGGCTAAGGTTGTTTTCATTGTATGATCAAGAATCTCAACGATCGAAGGACGTGTGAGGAAATAAAATTACTGATTAGTCTCTGATAGTTGAATCACTTCCACATGTAAGTTCATGTTACTTTTGTAGTTACTATTTTGTTataaaatgttgttatttatagTTACATAAATTTCTGAAATTTGAGTTGGATTATGTGgaaaaaaagtaaattttgaaataatttcgaTAGATTGAGTAAAAGTCTCATATATGATATTTCTATTTGATTCTCGACCCGGTCGAGCTCCAGCATTTATTGTGGACTCGGATATACATGTGAcataaatttagcctggactagtaatcttttgttgttttaaaggtttagcctagactagtaacaTTACATGTATATATAGCCCTAGTCAGGCTATTTTTCTGTGTTATCAATggtttagcctagacgggtaactTAACACCTGTATTTCTGCACTCGACTAGCTCGAATGAGCATTAAATGTTTCCCTCACTCGTGCATTAAGTTCTTTTACAAAGTTCCATCGGAGACATATAAAAGGATGTACAATGTGAGATTGTCTTATAAAAGTGGACAAAATACGAACTCTAAATATctatatgtttattatttattaactcaGAACTGTTGAATTATGTTGTGATAAGGTTAATTTTCAAGTGGTTATTTACAATTAACTATTAAATAATTAAgataagttattgaattgaattgtatgagcttactaagtattgtATATATTTACTTCTATTATTATGTTTTGTATATTTTGGATAATTGAAATGTATGGATCGGATCAACGGGGCTCACATCTACCATCTtcttatatcggtagattttaaAGTCTTGAATTATGGttacttgtggcatgtatataggatacTTATTTTGCAAATGTTGAACATGTTTTAGTACTTTAGTTGTAAGTGCACTTATATGCAATTTTGATGCATGTATTGCATATTTGGCACTTTGGTAAGGTGTTGATATAAGTCATGTTTGAATGGTATTTTGGATGCTTATGTGGTAACAGGTTTTGGTATGCTTAATGTTAGTTAGGATTTTAGAATGGTTGAATTGAAtggttgataaattttgattatatgtggtgtcaatgagggcacattgatTAGTCACCTAGGTTGGATGATTTGGTATGATTTAggcatgttttaatgtgttttgaataggtaaaaaTGATTGGAAATGGTTTGGCTTGGTACCTAAGAAATGAATGATGTTTTACCTTATTTTGGAAGCCATTTTAGgtgcacatggcctgggacacgggctgccACACGGCTATGTGCCACACTCGGTCACACTACATAGTCATGTGGCCTATTAAATTTTTGGTGTAGGTTTGTCCCACACGATCACATGTTGCTACACGGCCTAgagatacggccgtgtgtccctatttcaaatagCACACAATTTGACATGCAGTCtacgacacaaccgtgtgaccctaattCAAATTGCACACGATCGGGCACACGATTTAGTGACAGCCATATGATCCTATTTTCAAACTGTACATGATTTGGCCACATGACCATGTTTCGAAGCCACAGGCCATGTGAcccttattttcaattttttgacatgttttgttttgtttcaaaatagttcctaattatttctaaattgatttttaggttcAGTAAGCTCGATATAAGACTTGTAATCGTATATATATGCTATGAATGACGATTggttttgaatatttgatatttaaattaataattggatggttttatgttattttattcgTTATGTATtataatactctataaccctaatccgTTAAAGTaaacaggttaagggtgttatagagATTCTTACATGTTTCCTAAGATTTCAAAAATGTACCTCGTCCAAATTTTTGACAAATCGCAATATATGGCACGTCAAAGTGACATTGATAGTTTTTACAATGGTTTAGATGCatgaatttgattgaatgatgCGGCATTCTAGGTTTTTACAAGATATTCTACCCTCACCTCAGAACCTTAATAATCTTCACAAGATTGACTTGCGAGGGAGAATCGATGAAGATTAACCTAAATTCCATACCAAATATATCTACTTGTGGGAACATAGACACAATTTCATACCTATGTGCAAACCAATTGTCAGACTGGATTTGGTGACGTCTTCGGATTAAATGACATAGTTTAAACTTTATGGTATGCCATATCCATTGTCAGAGGAGGAAAAGAGTAGAAAAATTCGTTGTAGGAGGCCAACACGATCCCATATGAGGTCGCAATCAAGAGTATATACATTGAATTCATCATTATCAGCTCCAACCCCAAATTCTATATTAATAGATGCACCTCCCGATTAGTATGATTCATATTTTTCTAGTGCAATTACTAACCCTGTGTTTTTCACACAAGCTCCAAATTATGCATTATACCATGCATCAACACTTTCTCCAGGAAATTTTTTACACCCTCTCTATCCGCAGAAGCATATTACACACCACTGCCATCAACAACACTAATATATTTGCCATAGCCTACAAT contains the following coding sequences:
- the LOC107909557 gene encoding probable leucine-rich repeat receptor-like protein kinase At1g68400, which translates into the protein MAKLSSLFPHFLLSFLFFSLVLAIPNPDLKPLMDFKSAAGKSNKLTSWNSTTHVCTWSGVTCFRNRISRLVLENLGLTGSFQPLASLTQLRVLSLKQNHLLGPVPDLSNLTALKLLFLSHNQFTGEFPASVTSLFRLYRLDLSFNNFTGGIPVTINRLTHLLTLRLEENRFSGPVSGLNLPNLQDLNISANRLSGEIPESLSSFPMAAFGSNTALCGAPLEKCKSTGSDPTKPGSDGALASPLMPGRNPTVIASSPSSLPASGNPNRTPNSQRRHNAGKISPLALIAIILGDVLVLALVSLLLYCYFWRNYVAKMRDGKGSKVLEGEKIVYSSSPYPAQPGFERGRMVFFEGVRRFELEDLLRASAEMLGKGGFGTAYKAVLDDGNVLAVKRLKDANVGGKREFEQQMEVLGRLRHPNLVSLKAYYFAREEKLLVYDYMPNGSLFWLLHGNRGPGRTPLDWTTRLKVAAGAARGLAFIHYTCKALKLTHGNIKSTNVLLDKSGDARVSDFGLTIFASPTNNAPRSNGYRAPELSSDGRKPTQKSDVYSFGVLLLEILTGKCPSVVDNGGAAVYGYGGPLDLPRWVQSVVREEWTAEVFDLELMRYKDIEEEMVGLLQIAMACTSASPDQRPKISHVVKMIDEIRGVEVSPSHDQALDSVSDSPCLSEDTCGGAVSQ